Sequence from the Phyllobacterium zundukense genome:
TAGAGCGCGACCTGAAAGGGTCCCCATGCGGTCACGAGCGAGAAAATGATGGCTATACGAACGAGCTTGAACACCATGCCGGCGATGCTGTCGCCCCGTCCTTGCCAAAACCGGAATCCCCAGAAGATCAGATAAAGGGTCAACAGCCCGGCCATGACGGGGGTGAGGTAATAGGCGAAGACGCCGTAGGTCGCCGCCGTAAAATTTGTACCCAGGCTGTCGATGTTACTCGATAGTGCGGCGATAGAATTAGCTCCCTCCACTGGCTACTCCCCCTTGCGACGGTGGCTGGATAACAATATCGAACGCCTCGTTGACCGGTCGCAGCGGGCCGCAATCGTCAAGCGCATAAGACAAGGCCGAGGGGGGCAGGTCGCAAGGCATCTTCAGTTTATGACCGCCCCCGCAAGCCGCGCACAATGCAGCGGCGAAAAGCACGACGCTAACCGGTATGATTCTCACGGCCTGTCTCCTTGCCCGCAAAACACCGGCAGCCATTGTTTTGGATCATCCCCGAGCTGCTCACGCAGAACGGTCAGTTCGTGGATTGTTTCGGCCCGACCGGACAGCACCTTCAGGAGATCGTCCATGCCATTGAGGCGAAGTCTGGCTATCACAGATTCCTGACCGTGTTTGATCAGAAAGGAGCGGCTGGCCGGATCCGTTGTCTTGATCCATTCGACTTCCCGCGAGGAGAGCCCGAGCCCGCTGCCGTGACTCTCCAGATCCGCGCGTGGATTGGGAAAGAAAATATGCGTCGCACTCTGTTCGATCAGCGTGTTGGCGATTTGGGAATTGACGATGTCCGAGGCGCTTTGCGTACCGAAACCGATAATCCCGTTGAATTTGCGGATCGTCTTCATCTTGTCGCGGATGAAGGTCGCGAACACCGGATCCTCGAGTAGCCGCCAGCCTTCATCGAGAAAGATCAGGACAGGATTGCCGTCGAGCAATTCGTCCAGCCGATGAAAGATATACATCAGCTCGGCGCTGCGGGTGAGGGGATCGTCCAGGATTTTCGTCATGTCGAAGCCTGAAATCTCCGACCAAGTGAAACGATCTTGCGGATTGTTGAACAACCAGCCCAGTTGATCAGGGCGGAGCCATTTTTCGAACCGCGCCAAAAGATCGTCATCGCTAGCGCGAATCCGGCCACGCAGCAAGGTCGCAAAGGCCGGCAGAGACCGGCTATCCAACCCGGTCGACATGATCTGGCCAATAGCGGCGCGAATGACGCTTTCCTCGCTGGCAGGCAGCGACAGACCATCTGGACGGCGCAGCATCGACGAAAACAACTGAAACAGAAACTCGCGATTTCCCGCTGTGTCGGGCAGAGCGAGGGGATTGAAACCAGTCGGCGCACCCGGTTGCAGCACTTCGTAGTTGCCTCCCAGTGCCCGAATGAAAATTTCGCCGCCGCGATCCTTGTCAAAAAAAATGCAGCGCGGCGTTGGTTTGATACGCTGCGACTGCGCCATCAGAAAGGACAAGGCCACCGTCTTGCCTGAGCCGGATGGTCCGACCATGGTGAAATTACCGAGATCACGGACGTGGAAATTAAAGAAATAAGCGCTCTGGCTGGTCGTCTCCAGAAGGGAGATGGCGCTGCCCCAATGATTGCCTTCCTTCTGGCCGCTGGGAAAATTGTGCAGCGACAGAAACCCGGCAAAATTCTTTGACGAAATCATTGCCGACCGGGCGATATATGAAAAATTGCCAGGCAGCTGCGCCCAGAATGCCGCTTCGCAATTCAGATCCTCGCGCAGCCAGATGATGGATTGATCAGTGAGAGTAGCGCCAACGGAGCGAATGCAGCGATCGAGCTCAGCCTTGTCGTCGCCGAGACACATC
This genomic interval carries:
- a CDS encoding VirB4 family type IV secretion system protein → MTSRLVRKEMRFGAQAKRERSVATHVPYARHVDDTVLRTKDGLLLSTLKLDGFCFETADMAQINGKLEGRNTILRSLGSSRYAVYGHMIRRRLEPKLEGEFDSEFAAELNRRYMAQLEERRMFVNDMYITVVRRPLRGQVGLIDSFTRSLFAGRGVKDQAKGARQGEDEELRELHDAVLGVREVLLDYQARILGIREPEPGNYFSEPLEFLVQILNGLDPVSMRLPRMPLDGALAMKRLHFGRNAVEFVGATPPRDSRLGAMLSVREYPSYTGPLLLDGLLKVPHEFIVSQSFSIVDKPVAQNQMERVYRQISMADEAGSIVGNQLAGARDELLSSRSIYGEHHLSVMCLGDDKAELDRCIRSVGATLTDQSIIWLREDLNCEAAFWAQLPGNFSYIARSAMISSKNFAGFLSLHNFPSGQKEGNHWGSAISLLETTSQSAYFFNFHVRDLGNFTMVGPSGSGKTVALSFLMAQSQRIKPTPRCIFFDKDRGGEIFIRALGGNYEVLQPGAPTGFNPLALPDTAGNREFLFQLFSSMLRRPDGLSLPASEESVIRAAIGQIMSTGLDSRSLPAFATLLRGRIRASDDDLLARFEKWLRPDQLGWLFNNPQDRFTWSEISGFDMTKILDDPLTRSAELMYIFHRLDELLDGNPVLIFLDEGWRLLEDPVFATFIRDKMKTIRKFNGIIGFGTQSASDIVNSQIANTLIEQSATHIFFPNPRADLESHGSGLGLSSREVEWIKTTDPASRSFLIKHGQESVIARLRLNGMDDLLKVLSGRAETIHELTVLREQLGDDPKQWLPVFCGQGDRP